The following are from one region of the Betta splendens chromosome 15, fBetSpl5.4, whole genome shotgun sequence genome:
- the LOC114841877 gene encoding uncharacterized protein DDB_G0283697-like, whose amino-acid sequence MDYGAATPDHSNDATLLQHDINGEEDLNEQERVKQRAERRKAKKKRRRKRKKQEQVSQNENPEQDDEDEDAGAESELEGSASEFEVVAEVEVEKEETKSASSNKNMDTPVMASSGIRGHQKGQAKSTEEEPEWDVSSAFVANAASHIKPKGSRCKSKENKENEAKRETNGTDTTTKKSTSLTGKE is encoded by the exons ATGGACTATGGTGCTGCAACCCCTGACCACAGTAATGATGCCACTTTGCTACAG CATGACATAAATGGAGAGGAGGATTTGAACGAACAGGAGAGGGTCAAACAGAGGGCAGAGCGACGTAAGGCCAAAAAAAAG CGTCGGCGAAAACGTAAGAAACAGGAGCAGGTTAGCCAAAACGAGAATCCAGAGCAG GATGATGAGGACGAGGATGCAGGTGCGGAGTCTGAACTGGAGGGGAGCGCATCAGAATTTGAAGTGGTCGCTGAAGTGGAGGTTGAAAAGGAGGAGACAAAGTCAGCTtcctcaaacaaaaacatggacACTCCAGTAATGGCCTCCTCGGGAATCAGAGGCCATCAGAAGGGCCAAGCTAAATCCACTGAAGAG GAACCAGAGTGGGATGTAAGCAGTGCCTTTGTTGCTAATGCTGCTAGCCATATAAAACCCAAAGGGTCGAGGTGCAAATCCAAAGAAAACAAGGAGAACGAGGCGAAGAGAGAG ACAAATGGAACTGACACCACAACAAAGAAAAGCACATCGCTGACAGGTAAGGAATGA